A single Penaeus vannamei isolate JL-2024 chromosome 22, ASM4276789v1, whole genome shotgun sequence DNA region contains:
- the LOC138865820 gene encoding uncharacterized protein, with protein sequence MIGFLLTYEDSLRPSALVLRHSSLINHTSKNPNKFEDDSLCHSLRPSVLLGAEKQTKADENTTIRDGNTDVRENVAESCEGRNEERGKSADGASVSKDGGSLSSVRARDRTRERSSQGVSPIAETFNVARADADGDCDSRINTGVRASQEKQLVSNVSESQASTSSSSQMHQVKNSY encoded by the coding sequence ATGATTGGGTTCCTCTTAACCTACGAGGACTCCCTGCGCCCCTCTGCTCTCGTCCTCCGCCACTCGTCCCTCATCAACCATACGTCGAAGAACCCCAACAAATTTGAGGACGACTCCCTTTGCCATTCCCTGCGACCCTCAGTCCTCCTGGGGGCAGAAAAACAAACGAAGGCAGACGAGAACACCACCATCAGGGATGGGAATACCGACGTGAGGGAGAATGTAGCAGAGTCGTGCGAGGGGAGGaacgaggaaaggggaaagagcgcCGACGGAGCCAGCGTCTCCAAAGATGGCGGCAGCCTGAGTAGTGTGAGGGCTCGAgacaggacgagggagaggagtagcCAAGGCGTCTCACCCATAGCGGAAACTTTTAACGTAGCGAGAGCAGACGCTGACGGCGACTGTGATAGTAGAATTAACACGGGCGTTCGGGCCTCTCAGGAAAAACAGTTAGTCAGTAATGTTAGTGAAAGCCAGGCGAGCACGTCAAGCAGCTCGCAAATGCATCAAGTCAAGAATAGTTACTAG